The genomic stretch CGCCGGGAAGAACACCAGGGAGATGGACGACCGGGAGTTGACCAGCCTCCGGCTCTCTTCCATCGGCTACATCTTCCAGAAGTTCAACCTCATCCCCCTTCTTTCCGCCTACGAGAACGTCGAATACCCCTATATCATGAAGCACAGGAAGAACGACGACACCGGGCGGGTGAGGGATCTCCTCGCCCAGGTCGGGATCGACGAAAACCTCTCGGCACATAAGCCAAGCGAACTCTCGGGAGGCCAGCAGCAACGGATCGCGATCGCCCGGGCGCTCGTCAACGACCCGGCCATCCTCCTCTGCGACGAGCCGACCGGCAACCTGGACTCGCAAACGAGCCTCCAGATCATGGAAATCCTCGCGGGTCTCCACGGCAGGGGCCGGACAATCGTCATGGTGACCCATAACCCGGAGACCGCCGGGTACGCGGACAGGACGATCACGATACGGGACGGGATGGTCGCATGATCGGAAACGACATCATCTTCGCGCTCTCGGTACGGAGCGTCAGGCTCCACTTCCTCAGATCGGTCCTCGCCGCCCTCGGTATCGTGATCGGCGTCGTCGCCATCGCCTCGATCGGCATGATGGGAGCGAACATGACGCTCTCGGTCACGGAGGAACTCTCCGATATGGCGAACAAACTTACCGTCACCGCATACCGCGGAGGCGGGGGCGGCATGATGGGAGGACCGGGTGGTGGAGGTAGCGGGGGCTCCTCCGACGACGATGCGATCACGGAAAGCGAGTTCAAGACAATTCAGCGCATCGTCGCGAAGTACGGGACCGCCTACACCGTCATGTCGGAATCCGACCGGATCGAGGTCGGGTCGGAAGAAGGAAGAGCGACCATCTACGGCCTTGATGCGGAGATCATCCGCGGGATCCTCACCGTCGAGACGGGAGAATACCCCAAGAGCACGACCTCGGTGGTGGTCGGGCCGACGCTTGCCGAGCGGCTTGACCTCAAGATCGGGAGCAAGATAGATATCGGCGACCCCGACGAGGGGTCCACCACGACCGTCCGGGTCGTCGGCATCCTCGAGGAGCGCGGCATGTCGATGGATCTCTCCACGGATATGGCGATCGTCGGCACCCAGAAACTCTTCACCGGCATCTACGGCGGCGAAGGTGAGTACGACCAGGTCAACGTCGTCGTGAACGACTTAAACGATATCGATGCGGTCACGGAGGCGATCGAAGACGAACTCAACAGGAAAGAGGATACGGTCACCGTCCAGGACAGCAGCCGCATGATGGAGAGCATCACCTCGACGGTCTCCACGATGACGACGTTCGTGATGGCGATTGCCGGGATCTCGCTCCTCGTTGCCGCGGTCTCGATCTTCAACGTCATGATGATGTCGGTGAACGAGCGGGTACGCGAGATCGGGATCCTCCGCTCCATCGGGACGCAGCGAACCGAGATCCTGCGGATGTTCATCTACGAGGCAGGGATCCTCGGGCTCGTCGGAGCGGTCATCGGTGCTATTGCGAGCATCGTCATCGGCTATATCGTCGTGCTTGGCATGGTCGGCACCGCCGAGCACTTCTTTGCGCCCGGGAGCATCGTCTACGTCCCGATGGCTATGGCCGTCGGCGCCGCGATCTGCATCATTACCGGGGTCTACCCGGCGTGGCGAGCGTCGAACCTCGACCCGATCGAGGCGTTGCGTGCCGAATAGGATGATTCACGCCTTTGCGCGAGGAGGGTACAGGGACAGTAACGATGCCTCACGCGAAGTGCGACGGGCGGGATGTCCGGAACTTGAGAAGACCGAAGGCCTTCGAAGAGCGCGAGATGGATAAAAGATAGATTCCGGGGGAACCGGCCGCACTCACCCCCGCTGAATCGCCGCCCTCTCCGCCCGCCCGACCAGTTCCCGGAGCACCGCCCGCGCGAGATCCACGTTCCCGTAGTCCCGCTCCCGGGCCACGTCACGGATGCAGGCCGGCACCTCGACGACCCGCCCGGCCTCCCGGATCTCTGCTTCGAGCGCCGCGAGACCCCGCCTCTCTCGCATCCGATCCCGGTGCCAGGCCGCCGACCCCCGTTCCGGGTCGATCGAGAGAACCGTCTCGTAACATTCTACCGCCTCGTCGTAGCGGCACATCACCCCGAGCATCCAGCCCCGGCTCTGCCAGGCGAGGATGTGCTCCGGGTCAAGACTGAGCGCCCGATCGCAGCAGGCGACCGCGCTGCCGTGCTCCCCGAGGTGCGCGAGAGCGTAGCCCTTCCGCTGCCATGCCGTCGCATCGTCGGGGTCTACGGCGAGCGCCTTATCAAAACAGGCGACCGCCTCGTCGTAGCGCCCGGCCTTGATGAGAGCAAACCCTTTCCTCCTCCAGAGGACGGGATCGTCGGGAGAGAGTTCAAGTGCCTTATCGTAACAGACGACCGCATCGGTGAAACATCCGGTGGTGCAGAGAGCCTGACCTCTGTGATACCAACGTTCGGCATCCTCATCTCTAGTCGCCATCGAACCTAAAGGGGGATCAACCCATAAGAAGATAACCCGGCCCGCAACGAATAAGACCGGTCGAACACGAAGTAACTACTCATGACAGAGAGGATTCTTGTTGCCTACGCTACCCGCTACGGCTCTACCGCAGAAGTGGCGGAGGCGATCGGCGACGAACTCCGCAAAGCGGGCGTCGATGTCGATGTCCGGCCGGTGGGGGAAGTCCAGGATCTCTCCCCGTATCGGGCCGCCGTCATCGGGAGCCCGATATACATGGGGAAATGGCTCCCGGAACCGCAGGTATTCATCGAGAGAAACCAGCAGCGTCTGCGCACCATCCCGGTCGCCTACTTCACCGTGGGCCTCACGGTCACGGACAGAAGCCCCGAGATCCTCAGGAAAGCAGAAGCATCAATGGACTCAGTCAGGCTGCTCGTCAACCCGGTGGAGGTCGGCATCTTCCCGGGCAGACTGAAGAGCAGCGGCCTCTCCTTCACCGACCGCACCATCGTCAAGATGATCCGGGCAACGACCGGGGACTTCCGCGACTGGGGGGCCGTCCGCGCCTGGGCGCAGGCGGTGCATCAGAAGATCATAGCGACGTGACCGGCCGCGATGGGGCGGTGTGCAGGCACAGAAACCCCCCATTTTCTCGTTCAGGGTGCCGCAACGCACAAAAAAGTGCTTATAGGACGGCCGCTCACCTCTATAAACCATAAGGTGAACCGGGTGAATAAATACTCTTTTGTCGCCAGAATGCCCGACAAACCGGGCGCGCTGCATCGCGCGGCCGAGATCGTCAAGTCTTATGCGGGCAACATCATCCGCATCCAGTACGACCGCAGGATCGATCCCGCCACGGTCTTTTTTGAGGTGGCCGCAGAACCGGAGAGTTACTCCCTGATGAAGAGAGACCTTCACGCGCTCGGCTACCTCCAGGAGTCGCTCCCCACGCTCGGGTTCCTCAAACTCTCCGTATACCCCCCCCACGAACCCGGCTCCCTCTTCGAACTGCTCACCTACGTCACCGGGGCGGGGGCGAACATCGCCTACATCGACTTCGACGACCGGAGGCCGGACCCCGGGAGAGTCACCATCAGCCTGAACGTCGAGGAGACCGCGATCGTCGAGAGCCTGCTCGACCGGCTGAAGTCCCGTTACCGGCTTGAGATCCTGGAGTACGACACCACCGGCGAGAAACTCGACGACACCGTCTTCTACGTCCGGTTCGCCCAGGCGGTGCGGGGGCTGATCGGGACGGCGGAGGACGAGTTCCTGCTCTCGCTCCTCCAGGACGTCAACCACATCGTCCAGGAACTCAACAGTCTCGGCCAGGACCCGAGAGAGGTCTTCGAGTCCATCCTGCTCACGGGCCGGACGCTCCGGGACACCACCGGCGACCGGTTCTACGCCGACGTACAGCGCATCGGCCTCACCGACGACGTCGAGGTCTTCTGCTTCCAGATGCCGGGCGGCGGGAACATCTTCCTGCTCCGCGCCCCGGACGAGACGGTGATGATCGATACCGGGTACGGGATCTATCACGAGGACGCCGTCCGGATGTTCCGGCACTACGGGCTCGGAGATCTCGGGAATATCCGGAGGATCTACATCACCCATGCCGATGCCGACCACTGCGGGGCGGGGGGGCTTTTTGACGCGAAAGCGTATACGCACACCGGGTCGCTCGAGATCATCCGCCGGGCAAACCGGGCATACGGGTCGCGCAGCGAGTCCTCGATCCTCGAAGAGGTCTACACGACCGTCATTAACCTCTTCTCGCACTTCACTCCCCCGAACGACCCCGAGATCTTCCCGGCGGAGAGGCTCGGCATGCGCTCGATCTTCCCCGTCCTCGCACGTTTTACGGTTCACGACCTCGAGTTCGAGGTGCTCGAGTCACTCGGCGGGCACATGCACGGCCAGGTCTACTTCTTCTGCCCCACGCACGGGATCATCTTCACCGCCGACACGCTGATCAACTTCGGCAGCCTCGACGAGGCCCGGAGACGCTACAACTCGCTCGCCGACTTCCTGGTGACCTCGGTCAACGTCGACAGCGACTGCGCACGCCGGGAGAGGAAGGCGTTGCTCGAACTGATCCGGAACCTGGACGAGGAACTCGCCCCGACCGGCCGCCGGTGCCGGGTCGCGTGCGGCCACGGCGCCATATCCGTCCTCTCGGACGGGAGACTGGAAGCGGTCGGGCCCATCGAGCGCTACCGGGCAGACGAGGAAAGAACGGGCTAATTCGACGGGTGAGCACGGGCACCCATCAACCCGCCTTTCCATGGGGACCCATTGTTGTGGAACCCTCCGGCTCATCGTTCTTCTCATGCCCCTCCCCTACGGGGAACTCACATTTAGCTCCGTATGACCCCTACTCGCCGGCCAGGGCAATCAGCGCACCGATAACGACCATGACCCCGCCGACCATCAGCGCCAGAGACTCCAGCTGGATGAGGAGAAGGAGGGTCGAGACGATGCCGACGGCCGGGATGACCGGGAGCCTGCCGATGCTGCCCGGTACCCGGAACGGCCGGAGAGCGTCCGGTGCACGGTAGCGGAGCAGGATCACGGACGCGTTGATGACGGCGAACGTCACGAAGAGCGTGAAGTTCGTGATGCTTGCAACGAAGTCGATCTCGCCAGCAAAGAGGAACGCGATGGAAGCAAGCAGAACGGCGACGATGGCCGTCCACGGCGTCCGCGTCCGGGGGTGCACCCGGGCGAGGGCTGCCGGGAGCGAGGAGGAGGAGGCCATCCCGTAGATGATCCGGGATGACGCCATCATCATCAGGAGGGCGGTGTTTGCCGTGGCGAAGAGAGCGATGACGGAGATGACGGTGAACGCCGCAGGACCGAGGGCGACCGAAGCGACGTCGGCAAAGGGCGCCCTCGACGCGGCGAGCTGCTCCCACCCGACGACGGAGACGGCGGCGAGGGAGACCAGGATATAGAGGACGACGGAGATGGCAAGCGCGATCGTCAGGGCGAGGGGGATGGCTCGTTCGGGGTTTCTGGTCTCTTCCGAGAGTTTCACGATCTCCTCAAACCCCATGTAGGCAAAGAAGACGAGTGCAGAGGCCTGCAGGAGACCCGGAACCCCGAAGGGCATCTCGAAGTAGTCTACCCGTCCAAGATACGGGAGGCCGATCAGGATGACCATGACGATCCCCCCGACCTCGACGAGGGTCATGGCGATGGCGGCCCGGGCGGTCTCCCTGATACCGTAGAGGAGGATCCCGGCAAGGACGAGGAGGAGCAGGACGGCGGAGGGGAGTGCCGGGAAGCCGAAGAGATCCGAGAAGTAACCGGAGAACCCGAGCGAGACGGTCGCGGCCCCGAGGATGCCGGAGAAGGTGATCAGCCACCCGACGACGAACGCAAGCCTCCTCCCGAAGGCGTTTCTGACGTACTCGAACTCGGCGCTCGCACGGGGGTACATCGACGAGAGTTCGGCGTAACTCAGCGCACTGAAGCCGGCGATGGCGGCGGCGACGGCGAAGGTCAGCCAGACGGCGTTTCCGGCCATTCCGGCCGCTTCTCCGAGCAGGGCATAGATCCCGGCCCCCAGGATGATCCCGACGCCCGAGAGGGTGACCGCGGGAAGGCCGAGTTCGCGCCGGAGTTTCGTTCCGGGAGCCGGGCTGTCCCGGTCCTCGTTCGACATGTACAATCCTATGCGCCTGCAGCATTTATCTTGCGGGGATGAAGGAGGCGGAGTGGGAAGACACCGCCTTTCAGGCCGGGGTGGTTCACGGACATCCGGCAACGACTGCCGGGTACCGGCACGATACGCCATCCAGCCGGAGGGATCGCTGCCGGAAAGAGCGGAAAGGCCGCGGGACGGGACTCCGCATAACGTATATATATCCGTCTCGCTCCTCATGGCTTCCCTGCACGAGCGGGGGGAAGTGACTCGATGGCACAGAACGTTATCGATATCCTGAAGCAGGAGCACGAGATGGTGCTCTCGCAACTCTCGGAGCTCTCAAGCACGGGCACGAGCAACCGGGAGCAGAAGTACACTACCATGAAGAAGAACCTCATATCGCATATGATCGGGGAGGAACAGGCCGTATACCCGAAACTCATGGACTCGGGGATGAAGGAGATAGCCCTCGAGTCGATCGAGGAGCACAACGCGGTCAAGACGCTCTTATCCCAGCTCGACAGCGCATCCACGTCGGAGGAGGATGTCTGGGTGGCGA from Methanoculleus chikugoensis encodes the following:
- a CDS encoding ABC transporter ATP-binding protein encodes the protein MSSPVIELDDVKKVYPLPSGDVTALRGISLRIDEGEFVAIMGPSGSGKSTLLNQIGCLDRPTSGDLFLAGKNTREMDDRELTSLRLSSIGYIFQKFNLIPLLSAYENVEYPYIMKHRKNDDTGRVRDLLAQVGIDENLSAHKPSELSGGQQQRIAIARALVNDPAILLCDEPTGNLDSQTSLQIMEILAGLHGRGRTIVMVTHNPETAGYADRTITIRDGMVA
- a CDS encoding ABC transporter permease — protein: MIGNDIIFALSVRSVRLHFLRSVLAALGIVIGVVAIASIGMMGANMTLSVTEELSDMANKLTVTAYRGGGGGMMGGPGGGGSGGSSDDDAITESEFKTIQRIVAKYGTAYTVMSESDRIEVGSEEGRATIYGLDAEIIRGILTVETGEYPKSTTSVVVGPTLAERLDLKIGSKIDIGDPDEGSTTTVRVVGILEERGMSMDLSTDMAIVGTQKLFTGIYGGEGEYDQVNVVVNDLNDIDAVTEAIEDELNRKEDTVTVQDSSRMMESITSTVSTMTTFVMAIAGISLLVAAVSIFNVMMMSVNERVREIGILRSIGTQRTEILRMFIYEAGILGLVGAVIGAIASIVIGYIVVLGMVGTAEHFFAPGSIVYVPMAMAVGAAICIITGVYPAWRASNLDPIEALRAE
- a CDS encoding tetratricopeptide repeat protein: MATRDEDAERWYHRGQALCTTGCFTDAVVCYDKALELSPDDPVLWRRKGFALIKAGRYDEAVACFDKALAVDPDDATAWQRKGYALAHLGEHGSAVACCDRALSLDPEHILAWQSRGWMLGVMCRYDEAVECYETVLSIDPERGSAAWHRDRMRERRGLAALEAEIREAGRVVEVPACIRDVARERDYGNVDLARAVLRELVGRAERAAIQRG
- a CDS encoding flavodoxin domain-containing protein gives rise to the protein MTERILVAYATRYGSTAEVAEAIGDELRKAGVDVDVRPVGEVQDLSPYRAAVIGSPIYMGKWLPEPQVFIERNQQRLRTIPVAYFTVGLTVTDRSPEILRKAEASMDSVRLLVNPVEVGIFPGRLKSSGLSFTDRTIVKMIRATTGDFRDWGAVRAWAQAVHQKIIAT
- a CDS encoding MBL fold metallo-hydrolase, with the translated sequence MPDKPGALHRAAEIVKSYAGNIIRIQYDRRIDPATVFFEVAAEPESYSLMKRDLHALGYLQESLPTLGFLKLSVYPPHEPGSLFELLTYVTGAGANIAYIDFDDRRPDPGRVTISLNVEETAIVESLLDRLKSRYRLEILEYDTTGEKLDDTVFYVRFAQAVRGLIGTAEDEFLLSLLQDVNHIVQELNSLGQDPREVFESILLTGRTLRDTTGDRFYADVQRIGLTDDVEVFCFQMPGGGNIFLLRAPDETVMIDTGYGIYHEDAVRMFRHYGLGDLGNIRRIYITHADADHCGAGGLFDAKAYTHTGSLEIIRRANRAYGSRSESSILEEVYTTVINLFSHFTPPNDPEIFPAERLGMRSIFPVLARFTVHDLEFEVLESLGGHMHGQVYFFCPTHGIIFTADTLINFGSLDEARRRYNSLADFLVTSVNVDSDCARRERKALLELIRNLDEELAPTGRRCRVACGHGAISVLSDGRLEAVGPIERYRADEERTG
- a CDS encoding APC family permease, yielding MSNEDRDSPAPGTKLRRELGLPAVTLSGVGIILGAGIYALLGEAAGMAGNAVWLTFAVAAAIAGFSALSYAELSSMYPRASAEFEYVRNAFGRRLAFVVGWLITFSGILGAATVSLGFSGYFSDLFGFPALPSAVLLLLVLAGILLYGIRETARAAIAMTLVEVGGIVMVILIGLPYLGRVDYFEMPFGVPGLLQASALVFFAYMGFEEIVKLSEETRNPERAIPLALTIALAISVVLYILVSLAAVSVVGWEQLAASRAPFADVASVALGPAAFTVISVIALFATANTALLMMMASSRIIYGMASSSSLPAALARVHPRTRTPWTAIVAVLLASIAFLFAGEIDFVASITNFTLFVTFAVINASVILLRYRAPDALRPFRVPGSIGRLPVIPAVGIVSTLLLLIQLESLALMVGGVMVVIGALIALAGE
- a CDS encoding hemerythrin domain-containing protein — its product is MAQNVIDILKQEHEMVLSQLSELSSTGTSNREQKYTTMKKNLISHMIGEEQAVYPKLMDSGMKEIALESIEEHNAVKTLLSQLDSASTSEEDVWVAKITVIQENVKHHISEEEEHIFPEMQQKMSSAELLSLGSSYEEAKKSAMPMAAR